In Pseudomonas fakonensis, one DNA window encodes the following:
- a CDS encoding LysE family translocator codes for MDLSSLLLFIPACFALNMAPGPNNLLSLHNASRYGLRTACVAGGGRLLAFSGMIALAAMGLAVVLHTSEYLFLAVKVLGAGYLFYIAWQLWRAPVGEAQVAGEQPRGTWKLARQEFWVAAGNPKAILIFTAFLPQFVSVGGSTPVGEQFLQLGVLFLLLEWAAIAIYAGLGAYLQRWFERPGPRRVFNRLSASLLGCAGLGLLAARR; via the coding sequence ATGGACCTGTCGAGCCTGCTGCTGTTTATCCCCGCCTGTTTCGCCCTGAACATGGCCCCGGGGCCGAACAACCTGTTGTCCCTGCACAATGCCAGCCGCTACGGCCTGCGCACCGCCTGTGTGGCGGGCGGCGGGCGGCTGCTGGCCTTCAGCGGCATGATCGCCCTGGCGGCGATGGGCCTGGCGGTGGTGCTGCACACCAGCGAATACCTGTTCCTGGCCGTCAAGGTGCTGGGGGCGGGCTACCTGTTCTACATCGCCTGGCAGCTGTGGCGGGCGCCGGTGGGCGAAGCGCAGGTGGCGGGCGAGCAGCCACGTGGCACCTGGAAACTGGCACGCCAGGAGTTCTGGGTGGCGGCAGGCAACCCCAAAGCGATTCTCATCTTCACCGCCTTCCTGCCGCAGTTCGTCAGCGTGGGCGGAAGCACTCCGGTGGGTGAGCAGTTCTTGCAACTGGGCGTGCTGTTTCTGCTGCTGGAATGGGCGGCCATTGCCATCTACGCAGGGCTCGGTGCCTACCTGCAGCGCTGGTTCGAACGGCCCGGGCCGCGCCGGGTATTCAACCGGCTCAGCGCGTCGTTGTTGGGCTGTGCGGGGCTTGGGTTACTGGCGGCGCGGCGCTAG
- a CDS encoding LysR family transcriptional regulator, with translation MNPYEDMRIFAQVMEAGSFTAAAERLGLSKQFVSRRLMQLEERLGVRLLNRSTRRLDATPLGERYYQNALRLLDEVQLLEQDISGQTQQLRGTLRLSAPLSFAIAHLGCLLTEFLRLHPGVDVEVDLSDRAVDLIGEGYDLALRIGTLEDSSLIARRIAAVERVYCASPAYLALRGTPQTPEQLAGHDCLPYGHARQVQWQFSAEGKARSIAVSGRMRANNGEMLRDAAVAGMGVTYLPTFIVGQALAEGRLVQVLEGWAPPALQLSAVYPQHRQVARPVQVFVEFLRERLVAL, from the coding sequence ATGAACCCTTACGAAGACATGCGGATTTTTGCCCAGGTGATGGAGGCCGGCAGCTTCACCGCTGCGGCCGAGCGCCTGGGGTTGTCCAAGCAGTTCGTCAGCCGCCGGCTGATGCAGCTGGAAGAGCGCCTTGGCGTGCGCCTGCTCAACCGCTCGACCCGGCGCCTGGACGCCACGCCGCTGGGTGAGCGCTACTACCAGAACGCCTTGCGCCTGCTGGATGAGGTGCAGTTGCTGGAACAGGACATCAGCGGGCAAACGCAGCAATTGCGCGGCACATTGCGCCTGAGCGCGCCGCTGTCGTTCGCCATTGCCCACCTGGGCTGCCTGCTCACCGAGTTCCTGCGTTTGCACCCCGGCGTGGATGTGGAGGTGGACCTGAGCGACCGCGCCGTCGACCTGATCGGCGAGGGTTACGACCTGGCGCTGCGCATCGGCACCCTGGAAGACTCCAGCCTGATCGCCCGGCGCATCGCTGCGGTGGAGCGGGTGTATTGCGCCAGCCCGGCGTACCTGGCGCTGCGCGGCACGCCGCAAACACCGGAGCAGTTGGCCGGGCACGATTGCCTGCCCTACGGGCATGCGCGCCAGGTGCAGTGGCAGTTCAGCGCCGAGGGCAAGGCGCGCAGCATTGCCGTGAGCGGGCGCATGCGCGCCAACAATGGCGAGATGCTGCGCGATGCGGCGGTGGCAGGGATGGGGGTGACCTACCTGCCGACCTTCATCGTCGGCCAGGCACTGGCCGAGGGGCGGCTGGTGCAGGTGCTGGAGGGGTGGGCACCGCCTGCGCTGCAGCTGTCGGCGGTGTATCCGCAGCACCGCCAGGTGGCCCGGCCGGTGCAGGTGTTCGTGGAGTTTCTGCGCGAGCGGCTGGTGGCGTTGTAA
- a CDS encoding autotransporter family protein, translating into MVARILLSLVTLYLSTTPAAHAACSFVTSAGDDSYVCDSASAASLTDTSGNNSLAFPADGSGSITGNVTFGVGRDRIDMASGSIGGSVNQGGGTDAFNMSGGVIEGSLNQGDGLDTFHMTGGWIKGTFDSGDFAEMDGGRIGNVNMRLDKNTFIMRGGSIDQNIITGFDTDLVELFAGTVGGNISVSGGDDRVLIHGGQLGGNVLMSTGNDQFTWGGGRIAGQVQMGPGDDVALLQGLTPDLLNIIVDGGTGNDSLTLVDSHAVGGARYTNWEQVTLVGASRLDLDDTLQLGDSATGAGTLRIDAGSTLASRQGAVMAIGAGQRATLLNAGTVDLATGNDAQGRLTVAGDYQGANGLLRLNSILAGDGAPADRLVIDQGSASGSTRVQVANLGGAGAATVQDGIMVVETLNGANTADDAFSLAAPVSAGAYDYQLFKGGVSAGSAQNWYLRSVLLVVEPTTGPTAAPVASIPLYRPEVPVYAAAPRGAAVIVRQALGTFHQRQGDQRALAGSAAWGQAYGGKLRQSWSGTVDPSLDGDVYGFRVGQDLYAKLAENGVRQQAGLYLGHSRLDARVKGFALALADSPVGDLELASDSLGAYWTRVGVQGGYVDAVLQYSRLEGRARSDRGGKLDVDGHAWSASLETGLPLALSPRWSLEPQAQVIAQKVNLDSAHDAVSRIEHDAQVELTARLGLRLVGSFAGPAQRLLQPYAQINLWHGDGGRDTLVFDDADRIKTDYRYTSLQLDSGMLWQASEALTLHGGVQYSSNLDSRQQRASGVNLGVRWQF; encoded by the coding sequence ATGGTCGCGCGCATACTGCTCTCGCTGGTCACGCTATACCTTTCAACCACCCCCGCCGCCCATGCCGCCTGCAGCTTCGTCACCAGCGCCGGTGACGACAGCTACGTTTGCGACAGCGCCAGTGCCGCGTCCCTGACCGATACCAGCGGCAACAACAGCCTGGCCTTCCCCGCCGATGGCAGCGGCAGCATTACCGGCAACGTGACCTTCGGCGTCGGCCGCGACCGCATCGACATGGCCTCCGGCAGTATCGGCGGCAGCGTCAACCAGGGGGGCGGCACAGACGCCTTCAACATGAGCGGCGGGGTCATCGAAGGCAGCCTCAACCAAGGCGATGGCCTGGACACCTTCCACATGACCGGCGGCTGGATCAAAGGCACCTTCGACAGCGGCGACTTCGCCGAAATGGACGGCGGGCGCATCGGCAACGTCAACATGCGCCTGGACAAGAACACCTTCATCATGCGCGGCGGCAGCATCGACCAGAACATCATCACAGGCTTCGACACCGACCTTGTAGAACTCTTCGCCGGCACCGTGGGCGGCAACATCAGCGTCAGTGGCGGCGATGACCGGGTGCTGATACATGGCGGCCAACTCGGCGGCAACGTGTTGATGAGTACCGGCAACGACCAGTTCACCTGGGGTGGTGGGCGCATTGCCGGGCAAGTGCAGATGGGCCCCGGTGACGATGTCGCTCTATTGCAGGGGCTTACGCCTGACCTTTTGAACATCATCGTGGACGGCGGCACGGGCAACGACAGCCTGACCCTGGTCGACAGCCACGCCGTTGGCGGCGCGCGCTACACCAACTGGGAGCAGGTCACCCTTGTCGGCGCCAGCCGCCTCGACCTCGATGACACCCTGCAATTGGGCGATAGCGCCACGGGGGCCGGCACACTGCGCATCGACGCCGGCAGCACCCTCGCTTCGCGCCAGGGCGCGGTGATGGCCATCGGCGCGGGGCAACGGGCAACCTTGCTCAATGCCGGGACTGTGGACCTTGCAACCGGCAACGATGCCCAGGGCCGCCTGACCGTGGCCGGTGACTACCAGGGTGCCAACGGCCTGCTGCGCCTGAACAGCATCCTCGCAGGTGACGGTGCGCCGGCAGATCGCCTGGTGATCGACCAGGGCAGCGCCAGTGGCAGTACCCGGGTTCAGGTGGCCAACCTGGGTGGAGCCGGTGCCGCCACCGTGCAGGACGGCATCATGGTGGTCGAAACCCTGAACGGGGCAAACACTGCCGATGACGCGTTCAGCCTGGCCGCGCCAGTCTCTGCCGGAGCCTACGACTACCAGTTGTTCAAAGGCGGCGTCAGCGCCGGCAGCGCACAGAACTGGTACCTGCGCTCGGTGCTGCTGGTGGTCGAACCCACCACCGGGCCCACGGCAGCGCCGGTTGCCAGCATCCCGCTGTATCGCCCGGAAGTGCCGGTGTATGCCGCAGCGCCCCGCGGTGCCGCAGTCATCGTGCGCCAGGCCCTGGGCACGTTTCACCAGCGCCAGGGCGACCAGCGTGCCCTGGCCGGCAGCGCCGCCTGGGGTCAGGCCTATGGCGGCAAGCTGCGCCAAAGCTGGAGCGGCACCGTCGACCCTAGCCTGGATGGCGATGTCTACGGTTTTCGCGTCGGCCAGGACCTGTACGCCAAGCTGGCCGAGAATGGCGTGCGCCAACAGGCCGGCCTGTACCTCGGGCACAGCCGCCTGGACGCACGGGTGAAGGGCTTTGCCCTTGCGCTCGCGGACAGCCCGGTGGGCGACCTTGAACTGGCCAGCGACAGCCTGGGCGCTTACTGGACACGGGTTGGTGTACAGGGTGGCTATGTGGATGCGGTGCTGCAGTACAGCAGGCTCGAAGGCCGCGCCCGCTCCGACCGCGGCGGCAAACTCGACGTCGATGGCCACGCCTGGAGCGCCTCGCTCGAAACCGGGCTGCCACTGGCACTGTCACCGCGCTGGTCGCTCGAGCCTCAGGCGCAAGTGATCGCACAAAAGGTCAACCTGGACAGCGCCCATGACGCGGTCTCGCGCATCGAGCATGACGCGCAGGTCGAGCTGACCGCGCGTTTGGGCCTGCGCCTGGTCGGCTCGTTCGCCGGGCCCGCGCAACGCCTGTTGCAACCCTACGCACAAATAAACCTGTGGCATGGCGATGGCGGCCGCGACACCCTGGTGTTCGATGACGCAGACCGGATCAAGACCGATTACCGCTACACCTCGCTGCAACTGGACAGCGGCATGCTGTGGCAAGCCAGCGAAGCCTTGACCCTGCACGGCGGCGTGCAGTACAGCAGCAATCTGGACAGCCGCCAGCAGCGCGCCAGTGGAGTGAACCTGGGGGTACGCTGGCAGTTCTAG
- a CDS encoding purine-cytosine permease family protein, whose translation MTSAANSAPLIEKHTIGYVPPQDRHGKVRDLFTLWFGGNIAPLPIVTGALGVQLFHLNLVWGIVAILVGHLLGGVLMALHSAQGPQMGIPQMIQSRAQFGSLGALLVVVIAGVMYIGFFASNIVLAGKSLHGVVDSVPVPVGIVIGALGSGIIGIIGYRFIHVLNRIGTWVLGIGIVVGFGYIFSHVQSDDFLTRGGFNLAGWLATVSLAALWQIAFAPYVSDYSRYLPADVKVSSTFWTTYLGSALGSSLSFIFGAVAVLAIPAGMDTMDAVKLATGTLGPLMLVLFLLSVISHNALNLYGAVLSIITLIQTFAYRWIPTARSRAVLSLLVLAACCVVAVFASADFIGHFVDMVLVLLVVLVPWTAINLIDFYAIHKGDYDIQSIFKVDGGIYGRYNPQALLAYAVGIVVQVPFMNTPLYVGPVSEYINGADLSWLVGLAVTSPLYWWLASRDSAYRRRQTSAKLAAAA comes from the coding sequence ATGACCAGTGCAGCCAATTCGGCACCCCTCATCGAGAAACACACGATCGGCTACGTGCCGCCGCAAGACCGCCATGGAAAGGTAAGGGATCTGTTCACACTGTGGTTCGGCGGCAACATCGCGCCGTTGCCCATCGTCACCGGCGCGCTTGGCGTGCAGCTGTTTCACCTGAACCTGGTCTGGGGCATCGTCGCCATCCTGGTCGGCCACCTGCTCGGCGGTGTGCTGATGGCCCTGCACTCGGCCCAGGGCCCGCAGATGGGCATCCCGCAGATGATCCAGAGCCGCGCCCAGTTCGGCTCCCTCGGCGCCCTGCTGGTGGTGGTGATTGCCGGCGTGATGTACATCGGCTTCTTCGCCTCCAACATCGTGCTGGCCGGCAAGTCGCTGCACGGGGTGGTCGACAGCGTGCCGGTGCCGGTGGGTATCGTCATCGGTGCGCTGGGCTCGGGCATCATCGGCATCATCGGCTACCGCTTCATCCACGTGCTCAACCGCATCGGCACCTGGGTGCTGGGCATCGGCATCGTGGTCGGCTTTGGCTACATCTTCAGCCATGTGCAAAGCGACGACTTCCTCACCCGCGGTGGCTTCAACCTGGCCGGCTGGCTGGCCACCGTGTCGCTGGCGGCGCTGTGGCAGATCGCCTTCGCCCCCTACGTGTCGGACTACTCGCGCTACCTGCCGGCCGACGTCAAGGTCAGCTCGACCTTCTGGACCACCTACCTGGGCTCGGCCCTGGGTTCGAGCCTGTCGTTCATCTTCGGCGCGGTGGCGGTGCTGGCCATCCCGGCGGGCATGGACACCATGGATGCGGTGAAGCTGGCCACCGGCACCCTCGGCCCGCTGATGCTGGTGCTGTTCCTGCTCAGCGTGATCAGCCACAACGCCCTCAACCTGTATGGCGCGGTGCTGTCGATCATCACCCTGATCCAGACCTTCGCCTACCGCTGGATCCCCACCGCGCGCAGCCGCGCCGTACTGTCGCTGCTGGTACTGGCGGCCTGCTGCGTGGTGGCGGTGTTCGCCTCGGCAGACTTCATCGGCCACTTCGTCGACATGGTGCTGGTGCTGCTGGTGGTGCTGGTGCCATGGACCGCGATCAACCTGATCGACTTCTACGCCATTCACAAGGGCGACTACGACATCCAGTCGATCTTCAAGGTCGATGGCGGCATCTACGGGCGCTACAACCCGCAGGCGCTGCTGGCCTATGCGGTAGGCATCGTGGTGCAGGTGCCGTTCATGAACACCCCGCTGTACGTGGGCCCGGTGTCCGAGTACATCAACGGTGCGGACCTTTCGTGGCTGGTGGGGCTGGCGGTGACCTCCCCGCTTTACTGGTGGCTGGCCAGCCGTGACAGCGCCTACCGCCGCCGGCAGACCAGCGCCAAGCTGGCAGCAGCGGCCTGA
- a CDS encoding LysE family translocator: MAMSVLAAFWAVSFLFVITPGADWAYAISAGMRGRWVVPAVAGMLSGHFVATLVVAAGVGSLLAGHPLALTLLTLAGCTYLLWLGANLMLSPALPEGGDEQQASGSRWALKGFCVSGLNPKVFLLFLALLPQFTDPQSAWPVGLQILLLGLVHLASSLVIYLMVGYGAKAVLSTRPAAARVVGRVSGLVMIGVAVLLALGQLR, encoded by the coding sequence ATGGCCATGAGTGTTCTGGCGGCGTTCTGGGCCGTGTCGTTCCTGTTCGTGATCACCCCCGGGGCCGACTGGGCCTACGCCATCTCGGCCGGCATGCGCGGGCGCTGGGTGGTGCCGGCGGTGGCCGGCATGCTCTCGGGGCATTTTGTGGCCACCCTGGTGGTGGCTGCCGGGGTTGGCAGCCTGCTGGCCGGCCACCCGCTGGCACTGACCTTGTTGACCCTCGCCGGTTGCACCTACCTGCTGTGGCTGGGCGCCAACCTGATGCTTAGCCCGGCGCTGCCGGAGGGTGGCGACGAGCAGCAGGCGAGCGGTTCGCGCTGGGCACTCAAGGGCTTTTGCGTAAGCGGCTTGAACCCCAAGGTGTTTCTGCTGTTCCTGGCTTTGCTACCGCAGTTCACCGACCCGCAGTCGGCGTGGCCGGTGGGGTTGCAGATTTTGCTGCTGGGGCTGGTGCACCTGGCCAGCTCGCTGGTGATCTACCTGATGGTGGGGTATGGCGCCAAGGCGGTTTTGAGCACCCGGCCGGCGGCGGCGCGGGTGGTCGGGCGGGTGTCGGGGCTGGTGATGATCGGCGTGGCGGTGCTGCTGGCGCTGGGGCAGCTGCGCTGA
- a CDS encoding LysR substrate-binding domain-containing protein, giving the protein MSISVKSNRALFDLDLLRAIVVVADCGSFTTAAARLHSTQSTISQKVRRLEEMVGHRLLVRGNRDVLPTDAGQTLLGYARHMLALNDQMLEALAGAMVGVTVRLGVPEDFVGGRTTNALSAFSRCHPQVKLEVTSGLCRDLSQAYDNGELDLVLLKQRRNSREGVACWPERLQWIDSARMPSFELDPIPLVTFPPRGLYRDDMINAIEGMGRRWRISFTSSSLSGIQAAVADGMGISLLPPRAATAEHRVLGAAEGLPEVDSYEIVIVCRPTADVMVKALADVLTELLGEQAI; this is encoded by the coding sequence ATGTCCATCAGCGTTAAATCGAATAGAGCCCTGTTCGACCTCGACCTGCTGCGCGCCATCGTGGTGGTGGCCGATTGCGGCAGCTTCACCACCGCCGCCGCGCGGCTGCATTCCACCCAGTCGACCATCAGCCAGAAGGTGCGCCGCCTCGAAGAGATGGTCGGCCACCGCCTGCTGGTGCGCGGCAACCGCGACGTATTGCCCACCGACGCCGGCCAGACCCTGCTCGGCTACGCCCGCCACATGCTGGCGCTGAACGACCAGATGCTCGAAGCCCTGGCTGGCGCCATGGTGGGGGTGACCGTGCGCCTGGGCGTGCCCGAAGACTTCGTCGGCGGGCGCACCACCAACGCGCTGTCGGCGTTCAGCCGCTGCCACCCGCAGGTCAAGCTGGAAGTCACCAGCGGCCTGTGTCGCGACCTCAGCCAGGCCTACGACAACGGCGAGCTGGACCTGGTGCTGCTCAAGCAGCGGCGCAACAGCCGCGAAGGTGTAGCCTGCTGGCCGGAGCGCTTGCAGTGGATCGACAGCGCACGCATGCCGTCCTTCGAGCTCGACCCGATCCCGCTGGTGACCTTCCCCCCGCGCGGCCTGTACCGCGACGACATGATCAACGCCATCGAAGGCATGGGCCGGCGCTGGCGCATCAGCTTTACCAGCTCGAGCCTGAGCGGCATCCAGGCCGCAGTGGCCGACGGCATGGGCATCAGCCTGCTGCCGCCGCGGGCGGCAACCGCCGAGCACCGTGTGCTGGGCGCCGCCGAAGGGCTGCCGGAGGTGGACAGCTACGAGATCGTCATCGTCTGCCGGCCAACGGCGGACGTGATGGTGAAGGCATTGGCCGATGTGCTGACGGAGCTGTTGGGCGAGCAGGCGATTTAA
- a CDS encoding AraC family transcriptional regulator: MPTARREIWHDPALPHVESRRACHSRACYKAHSHPTFSIGAVDAGFSRFTGAGRGETRLTPGTLVMVPAQRVHACNPEPGQAWSYQMLHLNAEWLQRLRLESGLEAGAPGAPARISRSPRLYRQFCALNELLFSAAAPLEKDAALVAFIGDHDFSAHQCLAEAPALAPSMLAELLERLQHQDLAAVTLDGLAAQAGLGRYALIRAFASATGMTPHAYLLNARVNQARELLRQGVELADVAYRLGFADQAHFQRVFKAHAGVTPGVYRQRPNHKVMS; the protein is encoded by the coding sequence ATGCCCACTGCCCGCCGCGAAATCTGGCACGACCCGGCCCTGCCCCACGTGGAAAGCCGGCGCGCTTGCCACAGCCGCGCCTGCTACAAGGCCCACAGCCACCCGACCTTCTCCATCGGCGCGGTGGACGCCGGGTTCAGCCGCTTTACCGGGGCCGGCAGGGGCGAAACCCGCCTGACACCAGGCACGCTGGTGATGGTGCCGGCGCAGCGGGTGCATGCCTGCAACCCCGAGCCCGGGCAAGCCTGGAGCTACCAGATGCTGCACCTTAACGCCGAGTGGCTGCAGCGCCTGCGCCTGGAGTCGGGGCTCGAAGCCGGGGCACCTGGCGCGCCGGCCCGGATCAGCCGTTCACCGCGCTTGTACCGGCAGTTCTGCGCGCTGAACGAGCTGCTGTTTTCCGCCGCCGCCCCCCTGGAGAAGGACGCCGCGCTGGTGGCGTTCATTGGCGACCATGACTTCTCGGCGCATCAGTGCCTGGCCGAAGCGCCGGCCCTGGCGCCCTCGATGCTGGCCGAACTGCTGGAGCGCCTGCAGCACCAGGACCTGGCCGCAGTCACACTGGACGGTCTGGCGGCACAGGCAGGGCTGGGCCGTTATGCGCTGATCCGCGCCTTTGCCAGTGCCACCGGCATGACGCCCCACGCCTATTTGCTCAATGCGCGGGTGAACCAGGCTCGCGAGCTGCTGCGCCAGGGAGTAGAGCTGGCGGATGTGGCCTATCGCCTGGGCTTTGCCGACCAGGCGCATTTTCAGCGGGTGTTCAAGGCGCATGCCGGGGTGACGCCTGGAGTTTACCGCCAGCGCCCCAACCACAAAGTGATGAGTTGA
- a CDS encoding GlxA family transcriptional regulator, with protein MPTPRQFSKKTSTSNMLRLKNNDGSVQRPYRVDFVLLEHFSMASFTVAMDVLVTANLLRADSFAFTPLSLGGDRVLSDLGLELVATPLDPHTLHELDLLVICGGLRTALKYPGLDRLLADCAGHGMTLGGLWNGAWFLGRAGVLDDYGCSVHPEQRASLAETSPQTRITPASFTLDRDRLTAASPNGAMELMLGLVRRLHGDGLAEGVEEILSFSGARYRQVGPGAKKSMSLHLRTIVELMENNLEETLSLDQLASYSGRSRRQIDRLFQAQLGTSPRRYYMELRITKSRRLLQYSDLSVMEVAVACGFVSVSHFSKCYAAYFGYPPSREQRLGE; from the coding sequence GTGCCCACACCACGCCAGTTCAGCAAGAAGACCAGCACCAGCAACATGCTGCGCCTGAAGAACAACGACGGCAGCGTCCAGCGCCCGTACCGGGTTGACTTCGTGCTGCTGGAGCATTTCTCCATGGCCAGCTTCACCGTGGCCATGGACGTGCTGGTCACCGCCAACCTGTTGCGCGCCGACAGTTTCGCCTTCACCCCACTGTCGCTGGGTGGCGACCGGGTGCTCAGCGACCTGGGCCTGGAACTGGTGGCCACGCCCCTCGACCCGCACACGCTGCACGAGCTTGATCTGCTGGTGATTTGTGGCGGCCTGCGCACCGCGCTCAAGTACCCTGGCCTGGACCGCCTGCTGGCCGATTGCGCCGGCCACGGCATGACCCTGGGTGGGCTGTGGAACGGCGCCTGGTTCCTCGGCCGCGCCGGGGTACTCGATGACTACGGCTGCAGCGTGCACCCCGAGCAGCGCGCAAGCCTGGCCGAAACCAGCCCGCAAACGCGCATCACCCCGGCCAGCTTCACCCTCGACCGCGACCGCCTCACCGCCGCCAGCCCCAATGGCGCCATGGAGCTGATGCTCGGCCTGGTGCGCCGCCTGCACGGCGATGGCCTGGCCGAAGGGGTCGAGGAAATCCTGTCGTTCTCTGGTGCACGTTATCGCCAGGTCGGCCCAGGGGCGAAAAAGTCCATGAGCCTGCACCTGCGCACCATCGTCGAACTGATGGAAAACAACCTCGAAGAAACCCTCAGCCTCGACCAGTTGGCGTCTTACTCCGGCCGTTCGCGGCGCCAGATCGACCGCCTGTTCCAGGCCCAGCTGGGCACCTCGCCGCGGCGCTACTACATGGAGCTGCGCATCACCAAAAGCCGGCGCCTGCTGCAGTATTCGGACCTGTCGGTGATGGAGGTAGCGGTGGCCTGCGGCTTCGTTTCGGTGTCGCACTTCAGCAAGTGCTACGCCGCCTACTTCGGCTACCCGCCATCGCGCGAGCAGCGCCTGGGCGAGTAA
- a CDS encoding Lrp/AsnC family transcriptional regulator: protein MDRTDRKILAELQKDGRLSVTELAERVGLSLSPCHRRLKALEESGAILGYHARLAPAALGLNFAALVFVTLREVTRQPVADFEAAVAQIAQIVEAQRLFGDPDYLLHVVAKDLPAFQKLYDEQLTSIPNVKRLSSTLVMKEVIQDRLLPM from the coding sequence ATGGACCGCACAGACCGCAAGATACTTGCCGAGCTGCAAAAGGATGGCCGGCTGTCCGTGACCGAACTGGCCGAACGTGTGGGCCTGAGCCTGTCACCCTGCCACCGCCGGCTCAAGGCGCTGGAGGAGTCTGGCGCAATCCTCGGCTACCACGCCCGCCTGGCCCCCGCCGCCCTGGGCCTGAACTTCGCCGCGCTGGTGTTCGTGACCCTGCGCGAGGTGACTCGCCAGCCGGTGGCGGACTTCGAGGCGGCAGTGGCGCAAATCGCCCAGATTGTCGAGGCCCAGCGCCTGTTCGGCGACCCGGACTACCTGCTGCACGTGGTGGCCAAGGATTTGCCGGCGTTCCAGAAGCTGTATGACGAACAGCTGACCAGCATCCCCAATGTGAAACGGCTGAGTTCGACCTTGGTAATGAAAGAAGTGATTCAGGACCGGTTGTTGCCGATGTAG
- a CDS encoding FAD/FMN-containing dehydrogenase — protein MKYLAILLFSLLPVLAHAVEPGERLAPWTLLDQYDQPYSLGADTRLLLVARDMDGAKLVKAALAGQPKGYLEARGAVFVADIQRMPALISKLFAIPAMRDYSYRVLLDREGRVASRYAGAEGQVLWLVLDQGVLVTLREFADAQELKAALEGAATQ, from the coding sequence ATGAAATACCTCGCCATACTGCTGTTCAGCCTGCTGCCTGTGCTGGCCCATGCCGTGGAGCCGGGCGAGCGCCTGGCGCCCTGGACCTTGCTCGACCAGTACGACCAGCCCTACAGCCTGGGCGCCGACACCCGCCTCTTGCTGGTGGCCCGCGACATGGACGGTGCCAAGCTGGTCAAGGCGGCTCTGGCCGGGCAGCCCAAGGGGTACCTGGAAGCGCGTGGCGCGGTGTTCGTGGCTGATATCCAGCGCATGCCGGCGCTGATCAGCAAACTGTTCGCCATCCCGGCGATGCGTGACTACAGCTACCGGGTGCTGCTGGACCGCGAAGGGCGGGTGGCCAGCCGTTACGCCGGGGCCGAAGGCCAGGTGCTGTGGCTGGTGCTGGACCAGGGTGTGCTGGTAACGCTGCGCGAATTTGCCGATGCGCAAGAGCTGAAGGCTGCGCTGGAGGGGGCTGCTACCCAGTAG
- a CDS encoding alpha/beta hydrolase, which yields MNIVRKTLATSLLALSVSSAFAAGSPGVEQHTQAFLDALAQGGGKPLEQLSPKDARAVLTGAQASVKVDLSGIEVSERSIQADGQPLKLTIVRPAKVKGDLPVFMFFHGGGWVLGDYPTHQRLIRDLVVGSGAVAVYVDYTPSPEAHYPTAINQAYAATRWVAEHGKQIGVDSSRLAVAGNSVGGNMAAVVALKAKEAGTPKLRFQLLLWPVTDASFETASYKQFADGHFLTTGMMKWFWDSYTTDAGQRAQIYASPLRATPEQLKGLPPALVQTAEFDVLRDEGEAYARHLNAAGVTVTAVRYNGMIHDYGLLNPLSQVPAVQAAMRQAAGELKVHLQ from the coding sequence ATGAACATTGTCCGCAAAACCCTCGCCACCAGCCTTCTCGCCCTTTCGGTCAGCAGCGCCTTCGCCGCCGGCAGCCCAGGTGTGGAACAACACACCCAGGCCTTCCTCGACGCTCTCGCCCAAGGCGGCGGCAAGCCGCTCGAGCAGCTCAGCCCGAAAGACGCCCGCGCCGTGCTGACCGGTGCCCAGGCTTCGGTAAAGGTCGACCTGTCGGGTATCGAGGTGAGCGAGCGCAGCATCCAGGCCGACGGCCAGCCGCTGAAGCTGACCATCGTGCGCCCGGCCAAGGTCAAGGGTGATTTGCCAGTGTTCATGTTCTTCCACGGCGGCGGCTGGGTCCTGGGCGACTACCCCACCCACCAGCGCCTGATCCGCGACCTGGTGGTCGGCTCTGGTGCGGTGGCGGTGTATGTCGATTACACCCCGTCCCCCGAAGCCCACTACCCCACCGCCATCAACCAGGCCTACGCCGCCACCCGCTGGGTCGCCGAGCACGGCAAGCAGATCGGCGTGGACAGCAGCCGCCTGGCGGTGGCCGGCAACAGTGTCGGCGGCAACATGGCCGCCGTGGTAGCCCTGAAGGCGAAAGAAGCCGGCACGCCGAAACTGCGCTTCCAGTTGCTGCTGTGGCCGGTGACCGACGCCAGCTTCGAGACCGCTTCGTACAAACAGTTCGCCGACGGCCACTTCCTCACCACCGGCATGATGAAATGGTTCTGGGACAGCTACACCACCGATGCCGGCCAGCGCGCGCAGATCTACGCCTCGCCGCTACGCGCCACCCCTGAACAGCTCAAGGGCCTGCCGCCTGCGCTGGTGCAGACCGCCGAGTTCGATGTACTGCGTGACGAAGGCGAAGCCTATGCCCGCCACCTGAATGCAGCCGGTGTGACGGTGACCGCAGTGCGCTACAACGGCATGATCCACGACTACGGGCTGCTCAACCCGCTGAGCCAGGTGCCGGCGGTACAGGCCGCGATGCGCCAGGCGGCAGGGGAGTTGAAGGTGCACCTGCAGTAA